In Actinoplanes lobatus, the DNA window GCGGCGCCCGACCAGCACGCCGGCGAGCGCGAGCGCGGCCGGCCGACGGTGCTGATCAGGTCGCCGCTCCGACCTGTACGGGTTGACGGTGAGGGCGATGTTTCGCGGCGGCGAGTGCGCCGTCGTCGACGCCACCGATCCATCCGCTGTCAGTCCACGCCTGCCGTGTGTTCATGCCGTTCGACGTCCCACCTAATGGGGCGCCCGAAGCTGCAGAAATGCAGTACGACTTGACGCGCTAATGAAGGGCCTGGCTATGTCTTACGCTCCACCGCAAGACCCCACCCACCAATACCCTGCACCCCCGCCGCAACCTTACGGATACGTTCCTGCGAAAGCCCCATCAGCGGTTCTCGTCTTCGTTATCACATTCTTTTTCGGCATCTTTGGCCTGATTCCGGCAATCCTGAGGCACAACCGTGCCCGGCAAATTGGTGCGCCGGTAACCAGCTACTGGCTTGCGTTCGGCATTACATTCGGCTGCCAAATATTGTTGGTGATGATGATGAGCGTGGCCGGCGCGTCCTCGCAGGGTGGGGGAGGTGGATCTTCCGCATCCGTCGCCCCCGAAAAGATCACTCTGAGCGAGTTCGAAAGCATTTCCCCTGGGATGACCGAAGACGAGGTTGAGCAGATCGTCGGGTCGCCGGGCGCGCTGCGGAGCAATTCAGAGGGCTTCCTTGGAAGTGATTACGTGACCCGCACTTACGATGGTGGATTCATGGCAAGCGCTACCGTTGAATTCAAGAACGGAGAGGTAGTACGGACCCATCAACTGGGATTGCAGTAGAAGCATCTTGCCTAAAGTTCCGACGTTGCTTGCTGGGTCTCATTTCGCCTCGCAAGCACAGAGAAGCGGCCGACACCTTCCGGGGTCGGCCGCTTTCGGGATTGGGTTCAGCGCTGGTATGCGGGCCGTCCGGTAGGTACGCCGAGCGAGAGCAGAAATCGGCCGGCTACCCGAGCGAACCGGGCGGGGCCGCCGTCGCCGGTGACCTGTTCGAGCGCGCGGCCGGTCTCGTACACGAGGTAGCCGAGCGTCAGGCCGAGCGCGAGGGTGATCTCGGTGGCGGTGGGTCGGTAGCCGGTCGCCGATTCGACGGCGTTGAGGACCGGCGCGCCGTGGATGAGGGCGAGCGCGGCGAGGTGGCCGACGACCATGGGCCAGAGGGTACGCAGTCGGGCGGCGAGCCGGTCGGTGATCACGCCGGACGGCTGCGGGAAGGCGGGTAGGGACACGGGTGGTTCTCCTTGTCAGGGGGTTGGCCGGTCATGTCCGGCTCGCGGCGAGTTGCTGGCGGGCTTGGGTGAGTTGGTCGGTGCGCTCGTCGAGCTGGGCGCGTACGCGGGCGAGCTCGGCGACTGCGGCGTCGCGTTCGCCGCGGACTGCCAGCAGTTCGGCGGTGCGGTTGCGTAGCGCCTCATCGAGCGCGGCGACCTTGGTTTCGAGGCTGCCGACCTGGGCAGTCAGCCGGGCGACTTCCGCCTCAAGCCGCTCGACGATGCGGCCGTAGATGCGTTCGGTGATCTCGTCGGCCTGCGCTTCGCTGAGTTCCGCGCCGGCGCGGCGTTGTCGACGCCCGACCAGCACGCCGGCCAGTGCGCCGGCGAGCGCGAGCGCGGCCGGTCCGACGGTGCTGATCAGGTCGCCGCTCATTTGACGTCGAGCAGCACGGACCAGGTGACGGGGCCGATGACCCGGTCGACGGTGATTCGTGCCTTGCGCTGGGCGGTGGCGACGGCGGCCGCGGTGTTGTCGCCGTAGTCGCCGTCTTCGGTGAGCTTGTAGCCCATGACGTTAAGCAGGGCCTGAGCGCGTTTGACGTCGGCACCGGCGGATCCATGGCGGAGGGTGGGCAGAGCGTTCACGATCTTCTCCGTGGTGGTGGGTGCCGGCTTTGTCGGCGTGGTGGGGGTGGTCGGGTGGCCGAGCTTGGCAAGTGCGTCGTTGACGGCCTTGAACAGGCGGTCCCACGGGAAGTGAGGGCCGGGGTCGGTGTGCGTGGTGTGGCCCCATGCCCGGCGTGCGTCGTCGTGGGCGTAGAACGCTTTGACCGTGGGGTTGCGGCGCATCTCGGCGACGCTGGCCCGCCTCACCTGGAAGCTGGAAAGGTCCGGGTCGTTGCGGATGATCCACGCCAGCGCCGCGCCGAGCCGATCCCATGCGACGTTGGCGAGCCACCAGGAGCGCGGCTTGCCGTTGGCGCCGACGATCTCGACCGCGTAGGCGTTCTCGTTGCCTTCACGTGATCCGACGTGGCCCGCCTTAGCGGTGAGTTCGAGTGACTGGGTGACGCTGTCGGCATCGGCGTACAGGTGGGCGCTGACGCCGTCGGTGCGTCGGTGGGCGTAGTTCGCTTCGGCGGTGTCGGAGGCGTTGTTGCTGGTGTTGTGGATGCAGATGGCGTACTTGCGGCCGTCGGAGTCGTGGTAGTCGTTGCGGCCTTCGATGAACGGCACGCCGGGGATGCGTTTCGGGTTGGCCATGGGTGCGGTACTTCCATCCTCAAGGAATTCCTACCGAAAGATAGGAATAGATGGGCGTAAGGAACCTCCCCACCCGGGCGTCCGGGTGGGGTGGCGGTGGAGCGAGGGTTAGGCGAGCCG includes these proteins:
- a CDS encoding peptidoglycan recognition protein family protein, with protein sequence MANPKRIPGVPFIEGRNDYHDSDGRKYAICIHNTSNNASDTAEANYAHRRTDGVSAHLYADADSVTQSLELTAKAGHVGSREGNENAYAVEIVGANGKPRSWWLANVAWDRLGAALAWIIRNDPDLSSFQVRRASVAEMRRNPTVKAFYAHDDARRAWGHTTHTDPGPHFPWDRLFKAVNDALAKLGHPTTPTTPTKPAPTTTEKIVNALPTLRHGSAGADVKRAQALLNVMGYKLTEDGDYGDNTAAAVATAQRKARITVDRVIGPVTWSVLLDVK